From a single Paramisgurnus dabryanus chromosome 17, PD_genome_1.1, whole genome shotgun sequence genomic region:
- the ak7b gene encoding adenylate kinase 7 — protein MAAKTEEEHRSFRRVFINNVDTYASKYIAKFLNSRVVGASLVTAEDEEDTVLDGHPESTETTFQIVGTVSSLTEEKCSYIEEEYNHFKREDLLYQLMKCDVIIYNISQHPDQIDEAQWAVSALHEEMKKISEPKMFILVSSILTWAMTKPVDTDDPEIPFTESHYRKRKPHPNFQDHIGLEKLVVKLGKTKSSQFSTYVIASGLQYGMGEHIFHLFFKMSWLGEVPKVPIFGDGSNIIPTIHINDLAGIIQNVIDHKPVSHYIVAVDDSKNSMGDIIKEISSALRSGKTQKVTKGEIFLEPDLAQTDIDSLFVNLQIEAPYLKENFHIQWVSEAGMIENMEQITQEYKQNRGLLPIRICVLGPPAVGKSTVAEMICKHYRLHHIKLKDTITETLDNLESSVQIEDEENDQSEAKEFLDILKENMNQNGGRLDDQYVIRIMRDKLKTKPCMNQGFVLDGFPKTYEQAKALFNSDEDNEDLQSKCDKTIIPEFVLSLNATDAVLKNRVLNLPESLVEGTSYSPEQFLQRLARFRERNVEDETLLNYFEDLEIHPEHFEITSNDDHEYLLVMEKIYEKVGKPKNYSPNPKEMEEAERQRAKELLKQQESQRSERQEKEEAERRAQRWEEWSQHLEEVKRQEDELLESQSEPLRNYLMRAVMPTLTQGLIECYRTRPDNPIDFLAEYLLKNNPEG, from the exons ATGGCTGCCAAGACTGAAGAGGAACACCGCAGTTTCAGACGTGTTTTTATCAACAATGTTGATACATACGCATCAAAATATATTGCAAAG TTTTTAAACTCGCGGGTGGTCGGTGCGTCTCTTGTGACAGCTGAGGATGAGGAGGACACGGTGCTTGATGGTCATCCAGAAAGCACAGAGACCACCTTCCAGATCGTGGGAACTGTTTCTAGCCTAACAGAAGAGAAGTGCAGTTATATTGAGGAGGAGTACAAT CACTTTAAGCGTGAAGACCTTCTCTATCAACTGATGAAGTGTGATGTCATCATTTATAATATTTCTCAGCATCCTGATCAGATAGATGAAGCACAGTGGGCCGTCTCTG CTCTTCATGaggaaatgaaaaaaatttcTGAACCAAAGATGTTCATCCTTGTGTCAAGCATCCTGACATGGGCTATGACTAAACCAGTTGATACA GATGATCCAGAGATTCCTTTTACAGAAAGTCATTACCGGAAAAGAAAACCTCACCCTAACTTTCAAGATCATATCGGTTTGGAGAAACTTGTGGTCAAATTAGGCAAAACT AAAAGCTCCCAGTTCTCTACATATGTTATTGCATCTGGGTTACAATATGGAATGGGTGAACACATTTTTCACCTTTTTTTCAAG ATGTCATGGTTGGGCGAGGTCCCAAAGGTGCCTATCTTTGGAGATGGCTCAAACATTATCCCCACCATTCACATTAATGATCTTGCAGG GATCATCCAAAATGTCATTGATCACAAGCCAGTGTCACACTACATTGTTGCTGTGGATGACTCCAAAAACTCGATGGGTGATATCATTAAG GAAATATCTTCTGCGCTCAGGTCGGGAAAAACGCAGAAAGTTACAAAAGGGGAGATTTTTCTCGAACCAGATCTTGCG cAAACAGATATTGATTCCTTGTTTGTCAACCTTCAAATTGAAGCACCCTATCTAAAAGAAAATTTTCATATCCAGTGGGTGTCAGAGGCTGGAATGATTGAAAACATGGAACAGATAACACAAGAATATAAGCAGAACAGGGGACTGCTG CCCATTCGTATCTGTGTCCTGGGACCACCAGCTGTTGGGAAGAGCACTGTTGCAGAAATGATATGCAAGCATTACAGACTTCATCATATTAAGCTTAAGGACACCATAACTGAGACATTAGACAACCTG GAGTCGAGTGTCCAGATTGAAGACGAGGAAAATGATCAGAGCGAAGCCAAGGAATTTCTGGatatcttaaaggaaaacatgaatcAGAACGGAG GACGACTGGATGATCAATATGTAATCCGTATAATGAGGGACAAACTCAAGACCAAACCATGTATGAATCAGGGCTTTGTTTTGGATGGATTTCCCAAGACATACGAGCAGGCAAAGGCGTTATTTAACA GTGATGAAGACAACGAAGACTTGCAATCTAAATGCGACAAAACGATCATCCCAG AGTTTGTGTTGTCTCTTAATGCCACCGATGCTGTCCTCAAAAACCGAGTTCTGAACCTACCCGAGAGTCTTGTAGAGGGAACGTCCTACAGCCCTGAACAATTCCTGCAACGCTTGGCCAGATTCAGAGAGAGAAATGTAGAGGATGAGACGTTACTGAACTACTTTGAAGACCTTGAGATTCATCCTGAGCACTTTG AGATCACAAGCAACGATGACCATGAGTACTTGCTGGTGATGGAGAAGATTTATGAAAAAGTGGGCAAACCAAAGAACTACAGCCCGAATCCGAAAGAGATGGAGGAGGCAGAGAGACAAAGAGCCAAGGAGCTGTTAAAACAGCAGGAATCACAGAGGTCGGAGCGTCAGGAGAAAGAGGAGGCTGAGAGGAGAGCTCAACGCTGGGAGGAGTGG AGTCAGCATCTTGAAGAGGTTAAGAGACAAGAAGATGAACTTTTGGAGTCTCAGTCAGAACCTCTCAGGAACTACCTGATGAGGGCTGTTATGCCCACTCTCACCCAAGGGCTTATCGAATGTTACAGAACACGCCCCGATAACCCAATAGACTTCCTG GCTGAGTACCTTCTGAAAAATAATCCTGAAGGGTAA